In Malus sylvestris chromosome 15, drMalSylv7.2, whole genome shotgun sequence, a single genomic region encodes these proteins:
- the LOC126603138 gene encoding probable LRR receptor-like serine/threonine-protein kinase At5g10290: MMLLKMDLVFAVLVLACLQSFVLPDSQGEALFSLRKSLNSSPNQLKDWNPNQLNPCGWLNVECDPNNNVVSVILANIGFSGILSPELGSLKNLQTLSLQGNGITGEIPKEFGNLTSLSTLNLENNNLTGEIPASLGNLKSLQFLTLNNNNLSGTIPESLSSLSNLISLQLASNALMGQIPEQLFSVKTYNFTGNHLNCGVILPHNCASDIYGSGAKSKPKLGIIVGLVVGLIILLLLGGLLYFTCKRRHKGFKHEVFEDVAGDQRIAFGQLIRFSWRELQLATDNFSEKHVLGQGGFGKVYKGVLSDNTEVAVKRLTDYERPGGDAAFRREVEMISVAVHRNLLRLIGFCTTPAERLLVYPFMQNLSVADRLREIKPGEPVLDWPTRRQVALGTACGLEYLHEHCNPKIIHRDVKAANVLLDEDFEAVVGDFGLAKLVDVRKTNVTTEVRGTLGHIAPEYLSTGKSSEKTDVFGYGIMLLELVTGQRTVDFSRLDEDDDLFLLDHVKKLEREKRLDAIVDRNLNDSFNVQEVEMMIKVALLCTQGSPEDRPLMSEVVRMLQGDGLAERWEEWQNVEVTRRQQHERLQRRFNQGEDSVYNQDAIKLFGER; this comes from the exons ATGATGCTGTTGAAAATGGATCTAGTCTTTGCAGTTTTGGTCTTGGCTTGCTTACAGTCTTTTGTATTGCCTGATTCACAGG GAGAGGCACTGTTTTCATTGCGGAAATCTTTGAATAGTTCACCCAATCAGCTCAAGGACTGGAACCCCAACCAACTCAATCCATGCGGTTGGCTCAATGTGGAGTGTGACCCTAACAATAATGTCGTTTCTGT AATATTGGCAAATATTGGATTTTCTGGCATCTTGTCTCCGGAATTAGGATCCTTGAAAAATCTTCAAACACT TTCATTACAAGGAAATGGCATAACTGGCGAGATACCAAAAGAGTTTGGAAATCTGACAAGTTTGTCCACCTTgaatttagaaaacaataatttaaCTGGTGAAATACCAGCCTCACTTGGCAATCTGAAAAGTCTTCAATTCTT GACTTTGAATAACAATAATCTGAGTGGTACTATCCCAGAGTCACTTTCAAGTCTTTCAAACTTGATTAGTCT TCAGCTTGCCTCTAATGCTCTCATGGGTCAAATACCCGAGCAGCTGTTTAGCGTCAAAACATACAA TTTTACAGGAAACCACCTAAACTGTGGCGTGATTCTCCCTCACAATTGTGCATCTGATATTTATGGTTCAG GTGCTAAAAGTAAGCCGAAGCTTGGAATCATAGTTGGACTTGTTGTGGGGcttatcattttattattaCTTGGAGGTTTACTGTACTTTACCTGCAAGCGTAGACACAAAGGCTTCAAGCATGAAGTTTTTGAGGATGTTGCAG GTGACCAAAGAATTGCATTTGGCCAGTTAATAAGATTTTCATGGAGGGAACTGCAGCTAGCAACAGACAACTTCAGTGAGAAACATGTTCTAGGACAGGGAGGTTTTGGAAAAGTCTATAAAGGAGTGCTATCTGATAACACAGAAGTTGCTGTTAAGCGTCTCACTGATTACGAGAGACCTGGGGGTGATGCAGCTTTCCGGCGCGAAGTTGAAATGATAAGTGTAGCTGTTCACAGGAATTTATTAAGACTGATCGGATTTTGCACGACTCCAGCAGAACGCCTTCTTGTGTATCCCTTTATGCAGAATTTAAGTGTTGCCGATCGGTTGCGAGAGATTAAACCTGGTGAGCCTGTCTTAGATTGGCCTACAAGAAGGCAGGTGGCATTAGGCACAGCCTGTGGGTTAGAGTACCTGCACGAACATTGTAATCCTAAGATTATTCATCGAGATGTTAAGGCTGCTAATGTATTACTTGATGAAGATTTTGAAGCAGTTGTTGGCGACTTTGGCTTGGCAAAGTTGGTGGATGTTAGAAAGACTAATGTGACAACTGAAGTTCGTGGCACATTGGGTCACATAGCACCTGAATATTTGTCCACTGGGAAGTCATCAGAAAAGACGGATGTTTTTGGCTATGGGATTATGCTTTTAGAACTTGTAACAGGACAACGGACGGTTGATTTTTCACGCTTGGACGAAGATGATGATCTTTTTTTGCTTGACCAT GTCAAAAAGCTGGAAAGGGAAAAGAGACTGGATGCTATTGTAGACAGAAATTTGAATGATAGTTTCAACGTCCAAGAGGTAGAAATGATGATCAAAGTTGCGCTTCTTTGTACGCAAGGATCCCCTGAAGACCGCCCATTAATGTCGGAGGTGGTACGGATGCTACAAGGGGATGGTCTGGCCGAGCGCTGGGAAGAATGGCAGAATGTTGAGGTTACTCGTAGGCAACAGCATGAAAGACTACAAAGGAGATTTAACCAAGGAGAAGATTCTGTATATAATCAGGATGCTATTAAGTTATTTGGTGAACGTTGA